The genomic window tttctctTTCTTTAGAGACTATTATTACGTATAATATTACCATTATCTATTTAATACATTGATCATATTTGTTCTTCTAAATTTCAAGTGGTATACATTAGACTTGGTTAGATAACATTTTAATCCTAAAATCATTAGgttatattgatgatatttttttgaacaagccaaaatgaaatatatatatatatatatatatatatatatatatatatatatatatatatactaaagcaAATAGTCTACgtagcacaagacgtgccaagaGAGACTAAGAAGTGTTACAATAGAGTCAAAACacaagaaccaaaagaaactaaacaaggcccaaacaagtcataggactagaccaccaactatggcagttcaaagctaaagtactactcgtcgctttcaaccacctataagaaatagtcttgatcttgtccaacatataaTGCACCGAACATGCCGAGCCTCTGAACAATCTGTgatttctttcggtccacacaacccacacgCAAGCGAGCCATATGAGCTGCATGAAAGAACGTCGTGCTCGAAGACCACCTGCTGAAGttgtaaactgaacaaaatgatctgCAAGATTCTGAGTAGTCACCAAAGAAGAGCCAATCCATAAGCTGATAAGAGACCAAAGGGCACCAAAAGTACTGCACGAAAGAAACAAATGCTGAACCGTCTCAACCTCACCGCAACCAGAAACACAATGATGGGCCGCCACAGATAAAATCcctcgagtaaccaggtttgctttggtaggtaacctgtcTCGCAAAAGTCGCCAGGCACAggtggaaaccttcaaaggaacctgatgATGCCAAATAAGACCTGACGCAACATCCAAAGTAACTGCATCCTGTGACGTCAAAAGCTGATATGCACCACGAACCGTATAAACGTCATCCAGGTCAGACTGCCACACCCATCTGTCTGAGACATGATCCTGCAAAGAAAGGGTAAGCaataaagactgacactccccaaacatctcctcctcccacgccctcaactgacGCCTCCATACCCACGCCTCCCCTCCAGCCCCCCAACCTTGCATAAACATCTCAGCCACTAAAGCCGATTTGTTTTCTGCCAGGTCAAACAGCCGCCCAAACCGCTCCTGCATCGAGGTCCCATCCACCCAAGGATCAGTCCAGAAAAAAATGTCGGACCCATCCCCCACCTGTCTCGAAACATGCTCCCTGAACCACCCTCCCCCTATCTCACCTCCACCATCCCGAATACGCGCCatctccctccaccacgtaGACCCACACGCTCCACCCTCACACATCCTGCCCCTCTCAACCCCATAACGTCCTGCCAACACTCGAAACAACATACCCTCCCTATCCactaacatcctccaacaccacttaccTAACAGAGACAAGTTAAATTCCCTCAACTGCCTAACCCCCAAACCCCCGTACTCCTTACGCAAACGTATAGTTTTCCAGTTAATCCAAGATATTTTCCTAAAATCCTCActaccccccaaaaaaatttaatcaaaatagattcaatTGAAGAGAtagtacctgagggagctttaaAGAAGGAAATAGCATAGACAGGCAGAGAGGTCAACACGGATTTAAGCAGAActagacgaccaccaaaagaaagaaagcgaCTCCTCCAACCCGATAAACGATTCTTTAAACGGTCCAAAACCGGTTCCCAAAAACCAAGCGcctcggatcacccccaataggaaggcccaaataaagaaaagagatctttcccactttacaacacagCGCTGACGCCGCCTCGCCTAACCAAGAATCATGGATATTAACCCCAACCAGCATGCTTTTGTGAAAGTTAACCCGCAGATCAGACATAGACTCAAACAACACAAGGACAGCTCGCAGCGCACGGACATTTGCCCAGCTTTTAGTCCCTAAAAGCAACGTATCATCGGCAAACTGAAGGTGCGACACCGATACCGGGGCAAGCTCACCAACTTTGTATCCCGTGAACAGGTTGCGTTCCACCATAGCTTCCATCAACACATGTAAACCCTCCGCAGCCAACAAGAAGAGAAAGGGAGATAACGGATCCCCCTGTCTTAGGCCCCTCTCAAGAGGGAACTCATCAGTCGGACTACCGTTGACTAAGACAGAAGCTGTAGCCGTACACATACATTCTTTAATCCACTTCCTCCAAAGAGTTGGAAAACTCATTCGCACCATAACAACATCCAAATAACCCCAGTCAACAGAATCATAAGCCTTCTCAAAATCAACTTTAAAGAGAAGCAGCTCTTTCTTAGACTTGCGAGCCTCATCCACCACCTCGTTCGCAATAAGGATGCCGTCGAGAATCTGTCGACCCTTCACAAACGCCGTCTGGGATGCAGAGATCACACTACCCATAACAAGACGCAAACGATTCGCTAACACTTtagccaaaattttataaaggctGCCCACAAGCGATATAGGTCGGAAGTCATTCAACCTTTGGGGACTATCAACTTTGGGGATCAAAGCTATGAAAGTTGCATTTAAACCCTTAGTCAACCTACCATTACGGTGAAACTCCGAGATAAAACACATAATGTCACCATGCATCTCAGGCCAAAAGTCCTTAATGAAGCCAAAATTGATACCGTTAGGACCCAGACTTTTATAACTGTCGCAGTCCCAAACTGCTGCCCTAACCTCCTCCAAAGAGAAAGGCTTAATCAAACTGCTCGCCTCTGTTGCCTGCAACCGTTTAAAAGTAAGATTCTCTACCCCAGGTCGTTCCACATTAACAGCTTTGAAGTGAGACGCAAAGTGAGATACGACTGCATGCCTAATAGAAGCCACACCCTCCACCGCGGAACCATCCACCTGCAAAGACGAAATAACGTTAACCCTCCGTCTACTCGCAAGGATCGAGTGAAAATACTTAGTATTAGCATCCCCTTCATTGAGCCACCGCGATCGAGATTGCTGCCAATAAATACTTGCATTCAACCGAGAGAGAGAATGAATATCCGACGAGACCCCATGAAACTCTGCTAACTCAGTCTCAGATAAGGCCTCTTCACCCCCCTTCTCATCGAGCACATCCAACCGGTCCTTCAGAGACTCAATCCGACTAGGCAAATTCTGGGTGTGAGTCGTATGCCAATCTTTCAAAGCCGTCTTAATccatttaaatttttctttaagcACAAAACCTCCCCATTCATCAAGCTGAAAAGAATTCCATTTTTCACGCACAAAGAGATTATACCCAGGGACATCTTTCTAGCATTTCAGCATCCTTGAGGGACGAGGTCCCCAGTCCTCCTCATCAGTAGCCAGAACCAAGGGACAATGATCAGATAGCCCTCTCATACGAGATACCCGTGTACAATTAGGCCAAGTCAAACACCACTCACCAGAAAGCAAGAATCTATCCAAACGACTCATAGAACGCCCATCCCCTTTAAACCAAGTGTACTTTCGACCACACAGCGGTAAATCAATCAAGGTGTTATCATCGATAAATCgattaaaagaaaaatggtCCGAGGAGCGATACCCGTCCCTAACCGAAAGACGTTCATCTACACTCCTAACAGCATTAAAATCCCCGCAAACACACACCCTTGACCTCCCCAACGCCTGTATTTTTATCGAAAGCGAGTCCCACAGAACCTGCTTCGCCCCAGCATCACAAGGCGCATAAACATTTGCCAAATAAAACTCCTCCCCAGATCTAACGAAGCGACCATGGCACCACAACACATATTCGGAACTCTCAGATGACCACACCTCCACCTCAGCTGAATCCCATAAGGTTAACAAGCCCCCTGACGCACCCATCGATGGACGATAGGAGAACGCGTGAGGGGAGTTTCCCCACAGATTCGAACAAATGAAATCGTCACAATATTGCATCTTAGTTTCCTGGAGGCACAACAAAAGAGGATTTTGATGCCCCACCATCTTACGAACCTCCTGCCTCTTCGCTAAACCCCCCAAGCCCCTAATGTTCCAAGAAACGATCTTCATCGACCACTACTCACACCCAGTGTCTTCACCGACGTTGTCTGCTTTGATTTACCCTTCCTAGAGAGCGCACTAAACATATTCGCAGCGTCACTTTTAAGTTGCACACCTATAGCTTCCCCTACCGCTCTGACATCGTCCGCAGCCACCTGCTCACTACCCCGCATAACCACCCAATGCTGCCAATCATTAGTGCCAGAAGTCGTCGATGAGGACACTGTAGAAGAAACTTGACGACTCACACCGGACACCCGGGGTGCCACAGCCCCGGTTCTACAACTTCGCTCATTCTTTTTCATAACTTTTAACACCTTGGCACGATCCTCACTAGGCATTCTGGCTATTTTCTTAACACTAGATATCGTATGCCGAAAAACACCTCCTCCTTTTCTCCTCTTAGGGTCCTCCTGAACACTCTTCTTAAGGCCTTCGCCATTACGATCTCCTTTACAGGAACGTTTCCTAGCAGAGAAAATCACCCCTGCATCCCCCTGATTAAGATCGTGCAACCATTCCAAACTCCATGGCCCCGATAACATAGAACGATTCGTACCTGGTGGGCATGATTTTGCACGGTCACCCCGTTTTAGGGTCGTGGCTGACCCAACACACCCTCCATCGCCTGTACAGCGCCCCCGCTCGTTAGTTGGCGAGCAAATAGAAACACTACCTTGTCCTCCCGTCGAAAGAGAAGAATCTCCTATCTCGGAGGCACGACTGTTACTCCGAACAAAATGCTCCACCCCTGGAACAAAAGGATGCGCACCAGCCTCTCCAACATCCTCACTCCCACCCTCCACTCCACCAcgtgtatttgataattgaaaATTCTCTTGAGACCCGAtatcatcttcttcctccataCCCTTCACGAAATTCTCAACCATAGTGTCATTGGCCCTCTTCATGATCAGATTGGTTCACCTCCGAGTCACCGTCATCCTCGAAAAGACAAATATCCTCACCAAGGTTACAACCCCATTCCTCCACTATATTAACCTCAACCTGAATTCCGTCCACCGAAACAGTCACGACTCTGTTGACAATTTCCAAGTCTGGCATTGCAATCAAAATACGTGCAAAATCAAGTCGGTCCTTTTCCACCGAGCATATATCCGCACGTAAAAAACTGCCGCATTCAAAAACGCTTAACTTGAAAAAGTTCACATTCCAAGCTTGCAGCGGGATACCATACAAACGAACCCAGGCACCACGTTTGTAGGGCTGCACAAAATTATCCCAACGCGTCCAGCTCGAAAAGATAAGCTGAAAAAACTCTTTAGCACTTTTGAACACTGCCAAAACATCATCACCTGTTGAGCTTCGAACAAAAACCCTGTCAGCCCCCATAGGAATGAGGATGACATCGCTAAAACCTGCATCCAATATTCTACTCTGTACAACTCACACCGCCTCACCATTAACAATTGTCGCCACTAATCCATTTTGTGCCCAAGTCACATCATCGGCCTCAGTCCTGAAACTCCGCATAAAACCTTGACGGTCCTTTCCCTTAAGAGTTCCTTCCAGCGGAGCCGTAGTACTATGAGTAAGCCCTCCCTCCTGCACCTGGTCCTTACGACACATTGCTTTTTCCTTACGTTCGCCTAACGAAACCACAACTTCACCCACCCGAACAGCTCCCGAATCTCCAGAATCTTTGGTGTCCGTGTCAGCATCCCTAACAACTCCTTTCTTAACCTGTGGTTCCAAAGGTGCTACACGGACATCATTGCCATTTATAATCACTTTTTGCGGGTCAATACCGTTACCCTCTTTCGTAACTGGCTCATTATTACTCTTCGTCAATTCAAGTCCCCTCGTATCCCGTCTCTGACCCTCCGTCACATCATTACGGTCAAAACTGGCTACTCTAGCTCGAACACAATAATGGccaaaataaacattatttaGGGCATGTAACAGTTTAGAAACATTCCTAACGTTGGAGAATTTTACAAAACCAAAAGGTTGGCCTcgtttatttctctttttggGAACAAAAACATCCTCCAACATACCGCAAACTTCGAAACCCTTTCTAAGATAGAAATTTGATAATTGATGCggaaaattagtaaaataaaacgAGACAATTTATCAGAACCTCCCCTCCCATAATTCTCCCGCCCGCTGTTACGGCCTAGAGCTTCCTGCTTCTCTACAAAATTCATGTTATAATGTTCAGCCTGCTTCTCCCCGTATTGCCGCTGGTAAAATTCACCACTTCTAACACCGTGAGCCTGCATCTGCCTTTGATCAAAATTGTCCTGCCGACTCCACTCAACGTTGCTCTGCCACCGTCCATAGTGCAGTCCAGCCGTCGTCCGTCGATCAAGGATTGATAACCTTGAACACGATCGCCGCCGATGGAGACTGCATGACTGCCGGCGATCACAGTATTGTGCTCTGCTGTATCGTGATTGTGACCTTGCACCTGGTTCGTAATCGCGCGCTTTGTTATTGTACCAGGTTCGATCGCGGTGTAAAGAATGAAAACCAGTAGCAGAAACCGATCTTCTCTGGTGATGCGAAAACGTGTTCTGCTTAAACCTTGCGTTCCCTCTATCTGCCTTTCGGAGCGCTTTTCGACTATGATAACTCACCTCGGTCCAATCCCCGCTATCCACCGAATCTCCCCCCCGTTTGTGCCTTGCTTCCGGTGAAGGCGGTGACCGAAACGGCCGCCCTAGATGTGCCCTAGGGGCGGCgctcctctctctctctgccTCTCATACGTGACTGAGTTGACTCAGTTGTTATTAGCtatttatattgatgatatttttatttttattttttgaaaacttggtatccggccttaggaccgactaatccaaggggaccaatcccaccgcccacttgcgggggccccatttaaagccagagtttttttgctctgtatggacttaacccaccgaaattggcaccaatgggaatcgaacctgagaccttgagaggagcatactccaagggcccaagccaacaccactcgaccaaccccaagtgggttgttatattgatgatattactttttataatgtaaatatggttaaaaaaattaaaaatttaaagtttgcaataacattaatttaataGATTTAATAGTAAATCCATGTGTCTAAACGGTGATGTTCTGATAAACTAAAATGTACGACTTTTATatgaagaaattttaaaaaaatcgaatAAAAAGTTTGCACCCCCTGACTCAGGGTCTTGGATCCGCCACTGGTTTCTCGTGTAAATGCAATGAATTTATATAGTTGACAGACATTGTTGTAGATTTAAAATTTGTTGTTCGAAGTGTAAATGAGCCACATTTATCGTTGCTCTCTTTTCAACATGCTCCTTGTGGAACTTAATTTACAAGTTTTTTGGTTTGAAATGGCCAAAAAGACAAATATTGTTGATTGCTTGCGGCGAGTGGTGCCATGGTTGTCGagtaatttaaattttcaaaatattattgttatatGACATTACTATTTTTTAGTACAAAAATCTTAAAAAGACACAGAAATACGGAGACCAAATCTATGAAATAGTAGAAACATGAGGACTAAAACTTTAAGGTTTAACCTCAAGGAAACTATTGACCATATCtaattttatagtattttacaaatttaaacAACTAAATTAACCGAATCCAAAACtttatttctcaaaagaaaTTGAGAATTTCATTTGAAGAGAGATAAACTCAATAACAGTTAGATGAAATGACAGaagtttcttttaatttaatcaaGGTCAAAAGTTCTTTTTAGTTTAATCAAGCTCATTTGGAGATCAGAAGGCTTAAATGATTAATCGTTGTAGTTACCCTGATtcatgtcaaaataaaaaaaaattaaaataaaaaaaaaataaaataggagaAGATGAACCTAACCTAAGATGAGCCCATGGTTCATGGACACATGTCAGCACCACTCTCTTCCGGCCccatgtttcttttatacctttcaaaaatctcattttgccaaATTCAAAACGTAGAAATCaaagttttttcaaattttttctaGTATAAATTCAGAAAAcagaaatcgaattttttttcttaaggaaaaaaaaattcgataaATAGAATcggaaatttttattaatgggATAAAAAAGAAATCCTGGAAAAAAGAAACATGGGACAGAAGAGAAGCTATCCACTCCAAAACCCAGCAAGAAAGTGATTGTCTTGAATTGATGAACCAATCATAACAATCTGGCTTCCAAACTGGGAAAGACAATGATGGCGCATTATCCTCCTCTTCTTCACAATCCATCATCATTCGTATCTGTAGCATTTCCCCAACTACACTCACCTCCTCTTCGAACATTATTACTATCCAAAACGCTGTCGTGTCATCTCTCTTCAtcacacaacaacaacaacaacacttgCACTTCCAATTCCACCATTTCTTCACTTACCAAACCTTTACATTTTGCTCTATCCGGTGCCCTCTCACTTTGCTTATTATTCGGAGGTACTACTTACTCATTATTCAactttcactcttttttttttcttatttaatttcTATACTGTAAATAACTGAAATTTCTTGAACTTGACAGGAGCTGAATTAGCTGAAGCAGCTAAAGCTGGTGTTAATAAGCCAGAATTGCTTCCTAAGGAGTTCACTACAGTCATTGATGTTGCTGGATTCCTATCCGACGGACAGGTATTAGGGTCCTGtatggataaacaacttaattatgcATTTATGGTATAGGCAGCAGTATCAGCTTATGTTTAAGCTATTTCTTGTTTTCTACAATAAAATGAAATCAAACTGTTTTCGTATAAGTTATAAACTGTTTTCACAAGCTATTCTCATTtcggagagcttatgaaaataagctgaaaacaattCATGGACTAATGTTTATGCCATAAATGAATCTCAAATAAGCTAATCAAATAGACTTGTCTAACCAAGTTCGGTTTCTGGTGGGAACAAGTCTtagccagactttacttacatCGCAGCCGAACTCTGGGATAgcaataattttaaatttcgtTGTGATCTTTCATACCGCAGAAGATAAAGACCTATGAAATCTTTATATTTTTGTCGCATTTGGGAACTACAATTTAAAACTATCTAatgcttttattttattgtgtGTCAAATTAATGCTAGCGTTCAGGGTTCTATGACATAATAGTTTTGGTGATGTTAAAACCTCAAAGCAACTTCGATTGAAGCTGCATTGACCACATTTGGTTGTGATATTCTGTAATATCAAGGATTGTGACATGGCTGCAACTATTATCGCGATTACTATTTAAAACATAGCTAATGATTGTTGCTCTTGGAATAATATTAATGATGTTTTATTGATCATTGATGTGCAGGAGAAGAGACTGACGCAAGAGATTTCTACTCTTGAAGAAGATACTGGAGTCAAGTTGAGAGTTTTGGCTCAGAACTATCCTGATACTCCAggtcagggacggatccagaattTTTGATTAGTCGGGTCAATGTCATTTGTtataaataatgataataaatttttaagtttGTCCTTTACATTACTGATATTAGTATATATGTTtgtctttgtcatcaaattttgagttaattccGTCAAAAACTTTCATGTGGCACACCTTAATTAAGTTATCCACGTGTACGATATAAACAGAAACTTGACTAAGTGGACTAACTTATTGTAACGTTTGTAATGTAATAGACGagcttaaaactttttaaatatatgagaccaaattaatacttaaaataaatgtaagaaaTCAAACATGCAATTTAACCAAAACAAAttaaccaaaaagaaaaaccaaaataaaaggcttacttgcaaaaatagtatctctattttaaaatcaaattttttggtCCTCAACTTtatcaaacttatgaaaatagaggacaaaaagtttgattttaaaatagatagACTATTTTCACGAGTTTAATAAAATAGGAACCAAAGATACAATTAAGTCAAAACAAAATAAGGAATTAAAAGAGAATACAAGTCCTAAATTttaaaacccacttgggttggtgcattggtattgacttgggacctgggagtgtgctcctcttgaggtctgaggttcgattctctctggcgccataAGAAAAGGGCGTTGAGAaactttttttactttcattctTTTGTATTATGAATATGTGTGTGGAGAAGttactttattttattccaTTTGAGTGCTTGAAAGTTGAagtgaaaatatttgtttgattgTTTCCATTCCCTCTCCATTCTATGGCAAGGTGATTGTACTTTTATCATATACTACAGTTGCAAAACTTAAAACAGATATTATATTAGTTTGTATAAGTTCCATCGGTGGCCTGTGTGTGGGCAAGACAAAATTTGATGTGGGGGCAACATGTAAAAATGGTTATTTATTGGTTAAAAGATAATTGAAGGAGTGGGGTCAGCTGCACCCATTTTCTATAGTGTGCATCCGTCCCTGCTCCAGGTTTATGCTCAGGGTCTTTGCACAGTTTATGGTTAAGTTGAGGTTATTAATTAATGAAACTTGAAAACTGAAATTTGTGTATTGTTATTATGCAGGTTTGGCTATCAAAGATTTCTGGCAAGTAGATGACAGAACAATTGTCTTTGTTGCTGATCCCACATTTGGTAGAGTCTATGCGACCATGTGCCTATACTTAAGTGTTTGCAAGTAGAATTGCTTTTGTATCTAGAATAAATTTTAACTTGAATTTCGAATTTAGAGATTTTTCCTCCAAAAGTGGTTTTTCGCCTGGAATTTTTAGTTAAACTTATTTTTACGTGAATGtatccaaaaatataaaatttaacgttcaactcacttttaatcaGAATCAATTCAGTTAAACTGATTTTTGGGTAGGTGCAAACACAAACAATTAGACCTTTCTGTTATTATTGTTCTTCTGTTTTGTTggttttgttggtttttttggcttcttcaaagtAGGTAAtgttaaagaatttttttgttgatcagGAAATATATTGAACTTCAACGTTGGTGCTACAGTTGATTTGGACGTGCCACGTAGTTTCTGGAGTCGCTTAGCAGGCAAGTACGGGAACATTTTCTATTGGAGGGAGAAGGTAAGTTCTGCTTTTCAATGtgcttgttttttttattagcttAGTATGTTAATTATTTGATCATTGATGACGgtttaataccaaaaaaaatagggGGAAGATGCATCTATTGAATCAGCAGTTATGGCAATTTCTAGTTGCTTGAGAGAACCCGTTGGGCCGAATAATTGTTCTGAGGTGAAATAGATTTCTTTCATTCTTCTTATTTCATCATCTGATAACCCTCCTGGAGTCCTAGGTGTATAGAGAACTTAAAGTATGGAGTACGGTACATTAATTTCATCTTTTTACTTGTATTATGTTGAAtttatgtatcttttatacTCCTATGTTAATACATATGGGTCATGATGCATTGTATTTTAATCTCGTTGTATAAATAGGAGATGTAAGAAATTATACATCAATGATCAAACTAATTTGTTAATATACAAACTATGGTGTCTTAGTTCAGACTTCAGATGGTGTAAACACTTTTGAAGTCTTCTGCTTAAACTGACAATATTCTTCTTAAGCTGGGGGATCACTTGAGACTTGTTGAGAGTTATCTTTAGTGTTTCCTTAGTCGCTGCGTTGGATGAATCAAGTAAAACACAACTGTGCAACTTGTCCTACTGATTTTTGTCTAAATCCGGATGGAAGTATATTTATAACTGTCTTTGATGCCTTATCCTTTGTAAAAAGTTGTTGATTGGCATTTTGCTCCTTGTTAGGTGTCTCGGTGTCTGGCACAAGCAATTATTTGTAGTAGTCTAAGCCTTTTGTTCACAAAAAAAGTGTATGCATCAATAAATCAATAATTGATACTATATgcatattaatttataagtgTTAAATAACAAATGGTCGTCGCAAGATGAATAGATTGTATAGCCATTAGATCTGAGTACAAGTTGATTTTGGATTCAGATATAACGGTTCTACTGTCCGCTGCATCTTGCAGCGACTGTTGTAGATGTGCCAAATCCTATCACACAATTCATTCTCTCCAACTATATACAACACAAATCTATCCCCCACTAAATTTCCTTTTGTCCTCGTCTTTTCCTTATTTTCTCTCTCCCctcacattcatttttattgtggCAAGGGCTGCATTGTTGTAGAAGATACTTGCTCTCTTATGATAGATCAAAGATGAAATGTCATTTTTTATAGATAGAGATAGATTTATGCAGAGAGTGAGCTATGAGAGAAGATTAGGATTCATTAGAAGGAGCAAGGATCCTCTCCCATAATGCAACTCCATGTAACAATGAAAAGGAGTGTGGGGTGAAGACAAAATGATGAATAGAGAGAAGAAGATTTAGAGAGTGATAGGTGGAAATTTATAGGTTTGCAAAGAGAAGTGTCACTTTGTGTGATCTTGAGATGTATTTTACACTTACATTCTTTGATAATCATTCACCTATACTGAGAAACAACTATGTAGGTTAACTTATATCAAATTGTTGGGGAGACTGTGGAAGTGGCGGGAGCACAATAAACTAATGGTCCAAGACTATTAAGAGATCTTATCGGAAATATGAGCCATCTCTCTTTTATATATCCAATATTGAACCAATTTATAGTCAATGTACCTTAGAATTTGtgttgagtctaactcaacccttacaaaacGGGATTGTAAGGTGAAGACTACCCATCgcttataaacacattttcagGTTATATCTCATCAAATGTTAATTATTTGATAATGGGTAGCCAATAGTTTTTGGATACACCCTAATACTAGTGTTGGGTCACGAGGGAGCCTAAAACACCGGTGTGAATCATCACATTGAGCTAAGAGcaacaacataagtgatttgGACACCACATTTATCTTGGGGATCTTGGATCATTTAACCGTTGTTGTTTCTGGTGCTCTGCCAACTCCCCAACAAATAGTATTAAAGCCATGGTTTGAGTTTGTAGGGAGCGAGAGTAATATCCTGGTGTTTGGGTCAGTATAGTGATGTGGGATGTTCACACTCCATAGACAGTTTGTTGGTATTCAAATATGAATAGTAGTCCCACACTGGCTATAAATAGGTTTGATGTCGAATATATAAGAGGCTCATTTTCGATGATCCTGAA from Trifolium pratense cultivar HEN17-A07 linkage group LG1, ARS_RC_1.1, whole genome shotgun sequence includes these protein-coding regions:
- the LOC123898929 gene encoding thylakoid lumenal 15.0 kDa protein 2, chloroplastic → MMAHYPPLLHNPSSFVSVAFPQLHSPPLRTLLLSKTLSCHLSSSHNNNNNTCTSNSTISSLTKPLHFALSGALSLCLLFGGAELAEAAKAGVNKPELLPKEFTTVIDVAGFLSDGQEKRLTQEISTLEEDTGVKLRVLAQNYPDTPGLAIKDFWQVDDRTIVFVADPTFGNILNFNVGATVDLDVPRSFWSRLAGKYGNIFYWREKGEDASIESAVMAISSCLREPVGPNNCSEVK
- the LOC123895416 gene encoding uncharacterized protein LOC123895416; translation: MGASGGLLTLWDSAEVEVWSSESSEYVLWCHGRFVRSGEEFYLANVYAPCDAGAKQVLWDSLSIKIQALGRSRVCVCGDFNAVRSVDERLSVRDGYRSSDHFSFNRFIDDNTLIDLPLCGRKYTWFKGDGRSMSRLDRFLLSGEWCLTWPNCTRLDEWGGFVLKEKFKWIKTALKDWHTTHTQNLPSRIESLKDRLDVLDEKGGEEALSETELAEFHGVSSDIHSLSRLNASIYWQQSRSRWLNEGDANTKYFHSILASRRRVNVISSLQVDGSAVEGVASIRHAVVSHFASHFKAVNVERPGVENLTFKRLQATEASRLLA